The genomic stretch GGATTGTCAACATCCTGTACTGTAATAGTTTGCACACAAGTGGCAATATTGCCTGCTGCATCTGTTGCTTTCCAGGTACGCAATATTACACCTGTTGCATTGCATAGATTCAAACCATTGCGGTTGTCATCATAGGTGATGGTTACACTTCCAGCACAATTGTCAGTGGCTGTGGCATATCCTGTTGCGAAGGGATCCTTCTCATCATGTTGATTGACTACTGCATTTGCAGGACAGGTAATTGTTGGAAGCGTTGACTCCGGTATAACCGATCCATTGATGTAATAGGTTGATGCAGGATCATCACAGAACTTAACATAATCCGGAGGGCCTGAACCATATTCACAATTCACATCATAGATATCATTCCAGGCCAATACTGAAGTACCACCAAGATAATTAAACTTCAGTGTAAGGAGTGTTCCCGATCCCATGTTAGATGGTGGAGTAGGATATCCACCAATAATGATGACACCAGACGCACCAGATTCATCATAGTCAACTGTTAAAGGAAGACCGGAATTATTGATAAAGACATTTGAATATGTCAAAACGCTCTTATTATAATTCAGGGTGAGTGAAATGGCCCCCACATTATTGAAATCACTAACCGTTACTGGTACCTCAATTTGAGAACCAGGGCATCCAACTATATTAGAAGGAATTGTTGTAATCGGACCAATATAAACTTTAGCCTGTCCTGAACCAACATTAACACATCCTGTTGCATCCGTTACACTTGTAATAGTATAGGTTTTATTGGATGATGGTGATACTACAAAAGTTGAAGGTGATGAGGCAGCTGTCACCTCGTGAGTGGTTGTACCTCCATCATCACTCCAGTTGTAGGTCCATGGACCTGTGCCTGTTAATGCTACACTGAGGGTAGCTGAACCAGCGAAACAGATGGATGTAGTTCCGCTAATGGTTGCCGTAGGTTTAGGCATTACAATTACAGTCCTGATAACGGGAACAGCATCATTACCACATGGATCTTCCACATTGTAGGTAACAGTGTAGTTTCCTGGAACAGCTGTATTTACATTGCTAACAGGAATAATACTTGCAGTAATAATGCCGGCACAATTGTCAGAAGCAGTAGCTCCGTCATCTGTATAGGTTGCACCCTGACAAATGGAAACGGTTGCTAAGCCATTCAGTGATATTACAGGAATCGTTTGATCCTTACCTGAATGACTATATGTCTGATTAGCAAGGGTATTCCCACAATTGTCTTTTACTGAATATGAGTAAGTGACAGTCCAGTTACAATCGGTACCGAAAGTTGTTACACCCTGGTATTCTGCTGTTACAGTTCCTCCACAATTATCAGTATAGCCTATAAGAGCATTGTAGCTGACCATGCAGGTACTGCAGCAAGTGCGCCAGAATAACATGTGTTATAGGAT from Bacteroidales bacterium encodes the following:
- a CDS encoding DUF5011 domain-containing protein — protein: MVSYNALIGYTDNCGGTVTAEYQGVTTFGTDCNWTVTYSYSVKDNCGNTLANQTYSHSGKDQTIPVISLNGLATVSICQGATYTDDGATASDNCAGIITASIIPVSNVNTAVPGNYTVTYNVEDPCGNDAVPVIRTVIVMPKPTATISGTTSICFAGSATLSVALTGTGPWTYNWSDDGGTTTHEVTAASSPSTFVVSPSSNKTYTITSVTDATGCVNVGSGQAKVYIGPITTIPSNIVGCPGSQIEVPVTVSDFNNVGAISLTLNYNKSVLTYSNVFINNSGLPLTVDYDESGASGVIIIGGYPTPPSNMGSGTLLTLKFNYLGGTSVLAWNDIYDVNCEYGSGPPDYVKFCDDPASTYYINGSVIPESTLPTITCPANAVVNQHDEKDPFATGYATATDNCAGSVTITYDDNRNGLNLCNATGVILRTWKATDAAGNIATCVQTITVQDVDNPIAICPSDITTTNDLGNCSAVVNYVATATDFGLYQGFENPSWLVVLITISIC